A single window of Sphingobacteriales bacterium DNA harbors:
- the secDF gene encoding protein translocase subunit SecDF, which translates to MSKGTRIFIVAFTALIVLLCVYYLSFTFKVNSIEKNAMKIAEEKVKMDDPKLRYPNNELMQFLYQDTIRQERINYKNRYLDSIQNEKVYLGSTYKQAKEQQLNLGLDLQGGMIVVLQVSFKELFTSMSDDNRDPNFVKALEQAETKMQSSQDDYISLFIKEYKQLSPSSKLAPLFATRQYADRIKHTSSDGDVEKVIREEASSAIQRTYSIITSRIDQFGTKQPTVSLDPNKARITVEIAGVDNPARVRKLLQATANLEFWETYKANQIGNSLNKANDVLKVVLGNQKSSTKDTTKNLLDNILESGSTTEQQSTDTTKDILGNVGKKNNASTDTSQAARIEEYKQDNPLFSILFPSVDQNNRYNESPMIGYARALDTALLNQYLSYPEVLDAFPKDIAFMYSLKPLGDQDDPKNKVKVFGLYAIKKGSTDGDAPLDGSAVTDSRKDIDQSGQVVVNMQMNGEGARTWSDLTKKNIGNHIAIAVDNQVVSAPIVNTQIDGGNSVIQGGFTQEEAQDLSNMLKIGKLPASAKIIEEELVGPSLGEQSIRAGLIALGASILLIFIFMMVFYSSGGLIASLMMILNLFLIIGLMAGLPFGFTLTLPGIAGLVLTLGMAVDANVIIYERIKEEIRSGKSLIASMKDGFQHSLAAIIDGNITTLITGLILGAIGMGPITGFAVTLCIGILTTLFTAVLLTKLFVDFQADRGKTYNYVTSYTKNFLQGYNFDFIGKRKFAYILSTTIIVLGIVSMVTKGFDLGIDFEGGREYRVRFEQPVNTTDIRNELDKVLGNGTVVKQFGAANQVKITTKYLIKKNNKEADEKAEKAVYNGLSKFIGNTTYENFKTANVLSSTKVDPSISVDFRNSSIKATILSLLAIFVYIFIRFRKYGYSVGAVVATLHDAIIVICIFSIFHGILPFPLEIDQTFIAAILTIIGYSINDTVIIFDRLREYLKENPKADMKDTMNAAINSTLSRTFNTAFTVFIVVFILFLFGGSVLKGFSFAMLLGVIIGIYSSVFIASPIMYDIDKGKSLGHNTTSVASATNTKKKNSK; encoded by the coding sequence ATGAGCAAAGGTACTAGAATTTTTATTGTTGCATTTACTGCACTTATTGTTTTATTATGTGTTTATTACCTATCATTTACCTTCAAAGTAAATTCTATAGAGAAAAATGCAATGAAAATTGCAGAAGAGAAAGTAAAAATGGATGATCCTAAATTAAGATATCCAAATAATGAATTAATGCAGTTTTTATATCAAGATACGATAAGACAAGAGCGTATAAACTATAAAAACAGATATTTAGATTCAATTCAAAATGAAAAAGTATACTTAGGTAGCACTTACAAACAAGCAAAAGAACAACAATTAAATCTTGGTTTGGATTTGCAAGGTGGAATGATTGTTGTACTTCAAGTTTCATTCAAAGAGTTATTTACTTCAATGTCTGATGATAACAGAGATCCAAACTTTGTAAAAGCATTAGAACAAGCAGAAACAAAAATGCAATCTAGTCAAGATGACTATATTAGTTTGTTTATTAAAGAATACAAACAACTAAGTCCAAGTTCTAAATTAGCACCACTTTTTGCAACCAGACAATATGCTGATAGAATAAAACACACATCATCAGATGGTGATGTAGAAAAAGTAATTAGAGAAGAAGCATCTTCTGCAATACAAAGAACTTATAGTATCATTACATCAAGAATTGACCAATTTGGTACTAAACAACCTACAGTAAGTTTAGATCCAAATAAAGCACGTATAACAGTGGAAATTGCAGGTGTTGATAATCCAGCTCGTGTAAGAAAATTATTACAAGCAACAGCTAACCTAGAATTTTGGGAAACATACAAAGCAAACCAAATCGGAAACTCATTAAATAAAGCAAATGATGTTTTAAAAGTAGTTTTAGGTAATCAAAAATCTTCTACAAAAGATACAACTAAAAATCTATTAGATAATATATTAGAATCAGGTTCAACAACAGAACAACAAAGCACTGATACAACAAAAGATATATTAGGAAATGTAGGTAAGAAAAATAATGCAAGTACAGATACTTCACAAGCTGCAAGAATTGAAGAATACAAACAAGACAATCCATTGTTTAGTATTTTATTTCCGTCTGTAGACCAAAATAATAGATACAATGAAAGTCCAATGATAGGCTATGCAAGAGCATTAGATACTGCATTGTTAAATCAATATTTAAGTTATCCAGAAGTATTAGATGCATTTCCAAAAGACATCGCATTCATGTATAGCTTAAAGCCACTTGGTGATCAAGATGATCCAAAAAATAAAGTGAAAGTATTTGGTTTATATGCAATCAAAAAAGGTTCAACAGATGGTGATGCACCATTAGATGGAAGTGCAGTTACTGACTCTAGAAAAGACATTGACCAATCTGGACAAGTAGTTGTAAACATGCAAATGAATGGCGAAGGCGCAAGAACTTGGAGTGATTTAACTAAAAAGAATATTGGGAATCATATTGCAATTGCTGTAGATAATCAAGTAGTTTCGGCACCAATTGTAAATACACAAATTGATGGTGGAAATTCAGTAATTCAAGGTGGATTTACACAAGAAGAAGCACAAGATTTATCAAACATGCTAAAAATTGGTAAGTTACCAGCATCAGCAAAAATAATTGAGGAAGAATTAGTTGGACCATCATTAGGTGAACAATCTATCAGAGCAGGATTAATAGCATTAGGAGCAAGTATCTTATTAATATTTATTTTTATGATGGTTTTCTATTCATCAGGTGGTTTAATTGCCAGCTTAATGATGATATTAAACTTATTCTTAATCATAGGTTTAATGGCTGGTCTACCTTTCGGATTTACATTAACACTTCCAGGTATTGCTGGTTTAGTACTTACTTTAGGTATGGCAGTAGATGCTAACGTAATTATCTATGAGCGAATAAAAGAAGAAATAAGATCAGGAAAATCCTTGATTGCATCGATGAAAGATGGTTTTCAACATTCACTTGCAGCAATCATAGATGGTAATATTACAACATTAATTACAGGATTAATTTTAGGTGCAATAGGTATGGGACCAATCACTGGATTTGCTGTTACATTATGTATTGGTATTTTAACTACATTATTTACAGCAGTATTGCTAACAAAATTATTTGTAGATTTTCAAGCTGATAGAGGTAAAACATACAACTATGTTACATCGTATACAAAAAACTTTTTACAAGGATATAATTTTGATTTTATAGGTAAAAGAAAATTTGCATATATTTTATCAACTACTATCATCGTTTTAGGTATTGTATCTATGGTTACTAAAGGCTTTGATTTAGGTATTGATTTTGAAGGTGGTCGTGAGTATAGAGTGCGTTTCGAACAACCAGTCAATACGACAGATATTAGAAATGAATTAGATAAAGTACTAGGAAATGGTACAGTTGTAAAGCAATTTGGAGCAGCAAATCAAGTAAAAATTACAACAAAATATTTAATTAAAAAGAATAACAAAGAAGCAGATGAAAAAGCAGAAAAAGCTGTATATAATGGATTGTCTAAGTTTATTGGAAATACAACTTATGAGAATTTTAAAACAGCTAATGTATTGAGTTCTACAAAAGTAGATCCATCAATATCTGTAGATTTTAGAAATAGCTCTATTAAAGCTACAATATTGTCATTGTTAGCAATATTTGTATATATATTTATAAGATTTAGAAAGTATGGATATTCAGTAGGTGCAGTAGTTGCAACCTTACATGATGCTATCATTGTAATATGTATATTCTCGATATTCCATGGAATATTACCTTTCCCATTAGAAATTGACCAAACATTTATTGCAGCAATTTTAACGATAATAGGTTATTCAATAAACGATACAGTAATCATCTTTGACAGATTGAGAGAGTATTTAAAAGAAAATCCTAAGGCAGATATGAAAGATACCATGAATGCAGCTATCAATAGTACATTGTCAAGAACATTTAATACTGCATTTACAGTGTTTATTGTGGTATTTATCTTATTCTTGTTTGGTGGTTCAGTATTGAAAGGATTTTCATTCGCAATGTTATTAGGCGTAATTATTGGTATCTACTCATCAGTATTTATTGCTTCACCAATTATGTATGATATAGATAAAGGGAAAAGTTTAGGACATAATACAACAAGTGTTGCATCAGCAACTAATACAAAGAAAAAGAATAGCAAGTAA